From a single Saimiri boliviensis isolate mSaiBol1 chromosome 7, mSaiBol1.pri, whole genome shotgun sequence genomic region:
- the KERA gene encoding keratocan, translated as MAGTICVIMWVLFITNTVWTRSVRQVYEVHDSEDWTIHDFECPMECFCPPSFPTALYCENRGLKEIPAIPSRIWYLYLQNNLIETIPEKPFENATQLRWINLNKNKITNYGIEKGALSQLKKLLFLFLEDNELEEVPSPLPRSLEQLQLARNKVSRIPQGTFSNLENLTLLDLQNNKLVDNAFQRDTFKGLKNLMQLNMAKNALKNMPPRLPANTMQLFLDNNSIEGIPENYFNVIPKVAFLRLNHNKLSDAGLPSRGFDVSSILDLQLSHNQLTKVPRISAHLQHLHLDHNKIKSVNVSVICPSPSTLPAERDFFSYGPHLRYLRLDGNEIKPPIPMALMTCFRLLQAVII; from the exons ATGGCAGGCACAATCTGTGTCATCATGTGGGTGTTATTCATAACAAACACTGTGTGGACTAGAAGTGTGAGGCAGGTCTATGAGGTACATGATTCAGAAGATTGGACTATTCATGACTTCGAGTGTCCCATGGAATGTTTCTGCCCACCCAGTTTTCCCACTGCTTTGTATTGTGAAAATCGAGGTCTCAAAGAAATTCCAGCTATTCCTTCAAGAATTTGGTATCTTTATCTTCAAAACAACCTGATAGAAACCATTCCTGAAAAGCCATTTGAGAATGCAACCCAGCTAAGATGGATAAATctaaacaagaacaaaataaccAACTATGGAATTGAAAAAGGAGCCCTAAGCCAGCTGAAGaaattgcttttcttatttctggAAGATAATGAGTTAGAGGAGGTTCCTTCTCCATTACCAAGAAGTTTAGAACAATTACAATTAGCTAGAAATAAGGTGTCCAGAATTCCTCAAGGGACCTTTAGCAATCTGGAGAACCTGACCCTTCTTGACCTACAGAACAATAAATTAGTGGACAATGCCTTTCAAAGAGACACTTTCAAAGGACTCAAGAACCTCATGCAGCTAAACATGGCCAAGAATGCCCTGAAGAATATGCCTCCAAGATTACCAGCCAATACAATGCAATTGTTTTTAGACAACAATTCCATTGAAGGAATACCAGAAAATTACTTTAATGTAATTCCTAAAGTGGCCTTTTTGAGACTAAATCACAACAAATTATCAGATGCGGGTCTCCCATCAAGAGGTTTTGATGTATCATCAATTCTAGATCTTCAACTGTCACACAATCAACTAACAAAGGTTCCCCGAATCAGTGCTCATCTGCAGCACCTTCACCTTGAccataacaaaattaaaa GTGTGAATGTCTCTGTAATATGTCCCAGCCCATCCACATTGCCAGCAGAAAGAGATTTCTTCAGCTATGGACCTCATCTTCGCTACCTCCGTCTGGATGGAAATGAAATCAAACCACCAATCCCAATGGCTTTAATGACCTGCTTCAGACTTCTTCAGGCTGTCATTATTTAA